The Canis lupus familiaris isolate Mischka breed German Shepherd chromosome X, alternate assembly UU_Cfam_GSD_1.0, whole genome shotgun sequence genome has a segment encoding these proteins:
- the LOC608684 gene encoding 40S ribosomal protein S3a-like — translation MVVGKNKRLTKGGRKGAKKKVVDPFSKKDWYDVKAPAMFNIRNIGKTLVTRTQGTKIASDGLKGRVFEVSLADLQNDEVAFRKFKLITEDVQGKNCLTNFHDVDLTRDKMCSMVKKWQTMIEAHVDVKTTDGYLLHLFCVGFTKKRNNQIRKTSYAQHQQVRQIRKKMMEIMTREVQTNDLKEVVNKLIPDSIGKDIEKACQSIYPLHDVFVRKVKMLKKPKFELGKLMELHGEGSSSGKAMGDETGAKVERADGYKPPVQESV, via the coding sequence ATGGTGGTCGGCAAGAACAAGCGCCTTACGAAAGGCGGCAGAAAGGGAGCCAAGAAGAAAGTGGTTGatccattttctaagaaagattgGTATGATGTGAAAGCGCCAGCTATgttcaatataagaaatattggaaaaacacTAGTCACAAGAACTCAAGGAACCAAAATTGCATCTGATGGTCTCAAGGGTCGCGTTTTTGAAGTTAGCCTTGCTGATCTGCAGAATGATGAAGTTGCATTTAGGAAATTCAAGCTAATCACTGAGGATGTGCAGGGCAAAAACTGCCTGACTAATTTCCATGACGTGGATCTTACCCGTGACAAAATGTGCTCCATGGTCAAAAAATGGCAGACCATGATTGAAGCTCATGTTGATGTAAAGACTACCGATGGTTATTTGCTTCATCTATTTTGTGTTGGTTTTACTAAAAAACGCAATAATCAGATTCGGAAGACCTCTTACGCTCAGCACCAACAGGTCCGCCAAATCCGGAAAAAGATGATGGAAATCATGACCCGAGAGGTGCAAACAAATGACTTGAAAGAAGTGGTCAATAAATTGATTCCAGACAGCATtggaaaagatatagaaaaagcttGTCAGTCTATTTATCCACTCCATGATGTTtttgttagaaaagtaaaaatgctgaagaaGCCCAAGTTTGAATTGGGAAAACTCATGGAGCTTCATGGTGAAGGTAGCAGTTCTGGAAAAGCTATGGGGGATGAGACTGGTGCTAAAGTTGAACGAGCTGATGGATATAAACCACCAGTCCaagaatctgtttaa